The Paenibacillus sp. MBLB1832 genome has a window encoding:
- a CDS encoding aspartate ammonia-lyase: MVCTMNYRIEKDFIGEKQVPADAYYGIQTMRAVENFPITGVKIHAELITALAEVKQAAAQANMETHMLPKKIGEVLVQAAEEVRNGNLLEQFIVDSIQGGAGTSINMNMNEVLANRTLELMNQEKGSYFHCNPNNHVNMSQSTNDVIPTAIKIAAYRLSEQLLVALTSLQAAFAKKEKELDDVIKMGRTHLQDAVPIRMGQEFGAYARVLLRDINRIKQASKGLLTVNMGATAVGTGLNAKPEYVERVMFHLRDQVGIPIENSEHLVDGTQNMDAYTELSASLKVCAVNLSKICNDIRLMASGPRVGLGEIKLPPRQPGSSIMPGKVNPVMPEVVNQVAFQVIGNDHTICLACEAGQFELNVMGPVLAFNLLQSLKILRNAADVFERFAIEGLEADRERCKTYVEQSFGIVTALNPHLGYEVAAQLVKEAVRTGLTLKELILEKGLLTSEEIEEILNPIQMTTPGIAGERLLRHTE; this comes from the coding sequence ATGGTGTGTACGATGAACTATCGCATTGAGAAAGATTTTATTGGAGAAAAGCAAGTTCCTGCTGACGCTTATTACGGGATTCAAACAATGCGCGCGGTAGAAAACTTTCCGATCACCGGCGTGAAAATCCACGCTGAGCTGATCACCGCACTGGCAGAAGTGAAGCAAGCGGCGGCGCAAGCGAATATGGAAACCCATATGCTGCCAAAGAAAATTGGCGAAGTGCTGGTCCAAGCTGCGGAAGAAGTACGGAATGGGAACCTCCTCGAGCAGTTTATTGTCGATTCCATACAAGGCGGGGCTGGCACGTCGATTAACATGAATATGAACGAAGTTCTCGCGAATCGAACGTTGGAGCTGATGAATCAGGAGAAGGGCAGTTACTTCCACTGCAATCCGAATAATCACGTTAACATGTCTCAATCCACCAATGATGTCATTCCTACTGCGATTAAAATCGCTGCCTATCGGCTATCTGAACAGCTGCTGGTCGCGTTAACGTCGCTTCAGGCGGCTTTTGCCAAGAAAGAGAAGGAGCTTGACGATGTGATCAAAATGGGACGGACCCATCTTCAGGATGCCGTTCCGATTCGCATGGGGCAAGAGTTCGGGGCTTATGCACGCGTTTTGCTGCGTGATATCAATCGCATTAAACAAGCCTCGAAAGGGCTTTTAACGGTAAATATGGGGGCAACCGCTGTCGGAACTGGTCTGAATGCAAAGCCCGAATATGTGGAACGGGTGATGTTCCATCTGCGTGATCAGGTGGGCATTCCGATCGAAAATTCAGAGCATCTGGTCGATGGCACGCAGAACATGGATGCCTATACGGAATTGTCAGCTTCGCTGAAGGTATGTGCGGTGAACTTGTCCAAAATTTGCAATGACATTCGACTCATGGCTTCAGGACCGCGCGTAGGCTTAGGTGAAATCAAGCTGCCGCCTAGACAGCCAGGGTCTTCCATTATGCCAGGCAAAGTGAACCCCGTCATGCCTGAGGTTGTAAATCAGGTTGCGTTCCAGGTCATCGGGAACGATCATACGATTTGTTTGGCTTGTGAAGCGGGACAATTCGAACTGAATGTCATGGGCCCTGTACTTGCCTTCAACCTGCTGCAATCGCTCAAAATCTTGCGCAACGCGGCCGATGTCTTCGAGCGTTTCGCGATCGAAGGACTGGAAGCGGATCGCGAGCGCTGCAAGACGTACGTCGAGCAAAGCTTCGGCATCGTCACCGCCTTAAACCCGCACCTCGGCTACGAAGTTGCCGCGCAGTTGGTGAAAGAGGCGGTGCGGACGGGTCTGACACTCAAGGAGCTAATCCTTGAGAAAGGTTTGCTCACCTCAGAGGAGATCGAAGAGATCCTCAACCCGATTCAGATGACGACGCCGGGCATCGCCGGCGAGCGTTTGCTGCGCCACACGGAGTAG
- the rocF gene encoding arginase has translation MSIQPTIATIHVPFDLGAARRGASQGPASILQAGLQHHLEDMGLTIESLTEVGFGGVALAPLDQQIEAENLNYLAEVLEINTRLAEVVDLAVKKGSFPLILGGDHSIAIGTLAGLAAHYRNLGVIWIDAHSDLNTAATSPSGNIHGMSLAVSLGIGHPSLTEINGVKPKVKPENIVLIGARSLDEGEKKLIRSLGIKCYTMYDIDRKGMANVMQEAIDYLKDRTDGVHVSYDVDSLDPIEAPGTGTTVRGGLQFREAHLAVEMLHESGLVTSAEFVEVNPLLDEENKTSQLAVSLISSLLGEQIL, from the coding sequence ATGAGCATTCAACCAACGATTGCGACCATTCATGTTCCATTCGATCTTGGAGCTGCTCGCCGTGGCGCAAGCCAAGGGCCCGCTTCCATCCTGCAGGCGGGTTTACAGCATCATTTAGAAGATATGGGGTTAACGATCGAATCGCTTACAGAAGTTGGGTTTGGCGGGGTGGCTTTAGCACCGCTTGATCAGCAGATTGAGGCAGAAAATCTAAACTATTTGGCAGAGGTACTTGAGATTAATACGCGACTTGCAGAAGTAGTTGATCTTGCGGTGAAAAAGGGGAGTTTTCCGCTCATCCTTGGCGGTGACCATAGTATCGCGATCGGGACGCTGGCTGGGCTAGCTGCCCATTATCGCAATTTAGGCGTCATCTGGATTGATGCGCATTCGGATTTAAATACAGCTGCTACGAGTCCTTCCGGCAATATACACGGCATGTCCCTTGCGGTCAGTCTCGGCATTGGGCATCCCTCCCTAACCGAAATTAACGGCGTCAAGCCTAAAGTAAAGCCCGAGAACATCGTGCTCATCGGCGCTCGCTCCTTAGATGAAGGCGAGAAGAAGCTGATCCGCTCACTCGGCATTAAATGCTACACCATGTACGACATCGATCGAAAAGGCATGGCAAATGTCATGCAAGAGGCCATCGACTATTTGAAAGATCGTACGGACGGGGTTCATGTGAGCTACGATGTCGACTCGTTAGATCCGATTGAAGCTCCTGGAACGGGTACAACCGTCAGAGGCGGCCTACAGTTTCGCGAAGCTCACCTTGCCGTTGAGATGCTCCACGAATCCGGCCTGGTGACATCCGCTGAATTCGTCGAAGTGAACCCCTTGCTCGATGAGGAGAATAAGACTTCGCAGTTGGCTGTTAGCTTAATTAGTTCTTTGTTGGGGGAGCAGATTTTGTAG
- a CDS encoding ornithine--oxo-acid transaminase: protein METKSSRIIAQTEKFGAHNYHPLPIVISQAEGVWVEDPEGMRYMDMLSAYSALNQGHRHPHIIQALLDQAAKVTLTSRAFHSETLGLFYERLAAYTGKTMILPMNTGAEAVETAIKAVRLWGYEVKGIPANQAEIIVCEGNFHGRTVTIISFSSSPEYTRGFGPFTPGFRIIPYGDAKALREAIGPNTAGFLVEPIQGEAGIVIPQDGYLQECYELCQANQVLFVADEIQTGFGRTGRRFACDWEGVTPNLYVLGKALGGGVFPISAVAGDREVLELFEPGSHGSTFGGNPLGCAVGVAALEVLEAEQLAARSDELGAYFLKRLQEIKSPLIQDIRGRGLFIGIDLTVDARPYCEALKDRGLLCKETHAHIIRLAPPLVITKEELDWAWQHIHDVLNQH from the coding sequence ATGGAGACCAAGAGCAGCCGCATTATTGCACAAACGGAGAAGTTTGGCGCACACAATTATCATCCCCTGCCAATTGTCATTTCTCAAGCAGAAGGCGTTTGGGTGGAAGATCCCGAAGGAATGCGATATATGGATATGCTGAGTGCGTACTCCGCGCTCAATCAAGGTCACCGGCATCCGCATATTATTCAAGCTTTACTCGATCAAGCAGCGAAGGTCACGCTAACGTCGCGAGCTTTTCATAGTGAAACACTGGGTTTATTTTATGAAAGACTGGCCGCTTACACGGGAAAAACAATGATTCTGCCAATGAATACAGGGGCTGAAGCCGTCGAAACTGCCATCAAGGCTGTACGCCTTTGGGGCTACGAAGTCAAGGGGATTCCAGCTAATCAAGCCGAAATCATCGTATGTGAAGGCAACTTCCATGGTCGTACTGTGACCATTATATCGTTCTCCTCCTCACCTGAATATACACGCGGCTTCGGGCCTTTCACACCTGGCTTTCGCATCATCCCTTATGGGGATGCGAAAGCCCTCCGCGAGGCTATTGGCCCGAACACGGCGGGCTTCCTCGTGGAGCCGATTCAGGGCGAAGCTGGCATTGTGATCCCGCAGGACGGCTATCTGCAGGAATGCTATGAGCTATGCCAAGCGAATCAGGTGCTGTTCGTCGCGGACGAAATCCAAACGGGATTCGGCCGCACAGGCCGCCGCTTTGCCTGCGACTGGGAAGGCGTCACGCCGAACCTGTACGTGCTGGGCAAAGCCCTTGGCGGCGGTGTGTTCCCGATCTCGGCAGTGGCCGGAGATCGCGAAGTGCTTGAACTGTTCGAGCCAGGTTCTCACGGCTCGACGTTCGGCGGAAACCCGCTCGGCTGCGCCGTCGGGGTCGCCGCACTTGAAGTGCTCGAGGCCGAACAGCTCGCTGCGCGTTCGGATGAGCTGGGGGCTTATTTCCTGAAGCGGCTTCAGGAAATCAAATCGCCGCTGATCCAGGACATTCGCGGCCGCGGCTTATTCATAGGTATTGATTTAACTGTCGACGCGCGCCCTTACTGTGAGGCATTGAAAGACCGAGGTCTACTCTGCAAGGAGACCCATGCTCATATCATTCGCTTGGCCCCACCGCTCGTCATCACAAAGGAAGAGCTGGATTGGGCTTGGCAGCACATTCATGATGTGCTGAACCAGCACTAA
- a CDS encoding DUF559 domain-containing protein: MNSTENANATRSPEHFVNLHLAKRKGERLRRLQEGHGHAERLFLQHVWLPAFGQFDDLHPEYEIKDFRDGSRFIDFAFLRFSLKLAIEIDGYTSHASQISRTQFSDQLSRQNHLILDGWKILRFTYDDVKDRPRMCIQLLQQFMGRFLGASTSAERQLNMSALEKEIVRYALNQTSAIKPADVSEQHGISRKKAYQVLKHMASKSILQPAGNGTQSIRGYKLHELWLTWWERNNHVI, encoded by the coding sequence ATGAACTCTACTGAAAATGCAAATGCTACTCGATCGCCAGAGCACTTTGTGAACCTGCATCTTGCTAAGAGAAAGGGTGAGCGACTTCGTCGGCTGCAGGAAGGGCATGGACATGCAGAGCGGCTGTTTCTTCAGCACGTGTGGCTGCCCGCATTTGGCCAATTTGACGATTTGCATCCCGAGTATGAAATCAAAGATTTTCGCGATGGCAGCCGATTCATCGATTTCGCCTTCCTTCGCTTCTCGCTGAAACTCGCCATTGAAATCGATGGATACACGTCCCACGCTAGCCAAATAAGTCGAACTCAATTCTCCGACCAGCTGAGTCGGCAGAACCATTTAATTCTGGATGGCTGGAAAATATTGCGTTTCACCTACGATGATGTCAAAGATCGCCCACGTATGTGTATCCAACTCCTGCAACAATTTATGGGCCGATTTCTTGGTGCATCAACGTCGGCTGAAAGGCAACTGAACATGAGCGCACTGGAGAAAGAGATCGTACGCTATGCACTAAACCAAACTTCTGCCATCAAGCCTGCGGACGTCAGTGAACAACATGGGATCAGCCGCAAGAAGGCTTATCAAGTGCTTAAACATATGGCCAGCAAGTCAATTCTCCAACCTGCTGGCAATGGGACACAGAGCATCCGTGGATATAAGCTGCACGAGCTTTGGTTGACATGGTGGGAAAGAAATAACCATGTCATATAG